The Elaeis guineensis isolate ETL-2024a chromosome 14, EG11, whole genome shotgun sequence genome has a segment encoding these proteins:
- the LOC105057535 gene encoding uncharacterized protein, with protein MLKDPSPMASPLTLRCWSFFLALLCLSTKCCKSEQNAVDIVAKALICFNNHYVYSSCQESYRLSAEGTIHCPLEATDEYCNGPCLVETKLVLDCVDNILYNFQFYNGATIQDVKYTLNSGCGQTSKRGDFNVLERMKGDEEEHGYHGHGNKLGIPMHLMLILGCVLLLWGL; from the exons ATGCTTAAAGACCCTTCTCCAATGGCTTCCCCTCTAACCCTCAGATGCTGGAGCTTCTTCTTAGCTCTGCTTTGCTTGTCTACAAAATGTTGCAAGTCAG AGCAGAATGCAGTGGACATTGTTGCGAAAGCATTAATATGCTTCAACAATCACTAT GTCTATAGCAGCTGCCAAGAATCATATAGACTAAGTGCAGAAGGGACCATCCATTGTCCTCTAGAGGCAACCGATGAGTACTGCAATGGTCCATGTCTTGTTGAGACCAAGCTTGTGCTTGACTGCGTGGATAACATATTGTACAATTTCCAATTTTACAATGGTGCAACCATTCAAGATGTGAAGTATACTCTCAACAGTGGATGTGGTCAGACCAGCAAGAGAG GGGACTTCAATGTTTTGGAACGCATGAAAGGTGATGAAGAAGAGCATGGTTACCATGGCCATGGGAACAAGCTGGGCATTCCTATGCACCTGATGCTAATTTTAGGCTGTGTTCTGCTTCTATGGGGCTTGTGA